The following proteins come from a genomic window of Desmospora profundinema:
- the serA gene encoding phosphoglycerate dehydrogenase, which translates to MHRVLITDPLSNHGIEQLLQAEDVEVIQKTDLTPEQLLEEVKEADALLVRSQTQVTAEVIAAGKRLQAIGRAGVGVDNIDIPAATSRGIVVVNAPDGNTVSTAEHTFAMLISLARNIPQGYRSTVQGEWNRKQFVGVELNKKTLGIVGLGRIGTELSKRARAFHMKVLAFDPYLTQERAQKIGVTQATLDEVIAQSDFITVHTPLTKETRHLINRDAFNRMKDGVRVINCARGGIIDEEALAEAIRKGKVAGAALDVFETEPPGHHPLFDFPQVIATPHLGASTREAQENVAIDVAGEVLHILRGEPFKNAVNLPSIPAELQEKLRPYQTMAEKLGSFASQAAEGALQEVTVSFSGELAEWDTAPLTRIILKGVLSHYLSDVNYVNAPHLAKERGVKVTEQKISKRHGFTHLIRIHIATDTGEIAITGALLNGLGPRIVRIDEYSVDVEPAGHQLLIQHHDRPGAIGRVGTILGDHDVNIAAMQVGRRDIGGRAIMMLHVDKAVPEALLEALEQLDEIHRVTAIDL; encoded by the coding sequence ATGCATCGCGTGTTGATCACAGACCCGCTCAGTAATCATGGGATCGAACAACTGCTCCAAGCGGAAGACGTGGAAGTGATCCAAAAAACAGATCTGACACCGGAACAATTGCTGGAAGAAGTGAAGGAAGCCGATGCTTTGCTCGTCCGCAGCCAAACCCAAGTAACCGCCGAAGTGATCGCCGCCGGTAAACGATTGCAAGCAATCGGACGAGCCGGAGTGGGCGTCGACAACATCGACATCCCGGCTGCTACCAGCCGCGGCATCGTCGTCGTCAATGCCCCCGATGGCAATACCGTTTCCACGGCGGAGCACACCTTCGCCATGTTGATCTCCCTGGCTCGCAATATTCCTCAGGGATACCGCTCTACCGTCCAGGGAGAATGGAACCGAAAGCAATTTGTCGGTGTGGAACTGAACAAGAAAACCCTGGGCATCGTCGGGCTGGGACGGATCGGCACCGAACTGTCCAAACGAGCCCGCGCCTTTCATATGAAAGTGCTGGCCTTCGATCCCTATCTCACCCAGGAGCGGGCGCAAAAAATCGGTGTAACACAAGCCACTCTGGATGAAGTGATCGCCCAATCCGATTTCATCACTGTTCACACGCCGTTGACGAAAGAAACCCGTCACCTCATCAACCGGGATGCTTTTAACCGCATGAAGGACGGCGTGCGTGTTATCAACTGCGCTCGGGGGGGCATCATCGATGAAGAAGCCCTGGCGGAAGCGATCCGGAAGGGGAAGGTGGCAGGGGCCGCTCTGGATGTATTTGAAACCGAACCTCCGGGACACCATCCCTTGTTTGATTTTCCCCAAGTAATCGCCACCCCTCATTTGGGCGCCTCCACTCGGGAAGCTCAGGAAAATGTAGCGATCGATGTGGCGGGGGAAGTCCTGCATATCCTTCGGGGAGAACCCTTTAAAAACGCCGTCAACCTGCCTTCCATTCCTGCGGAGTTGCAGGAAAAACTTCGCCCGTATCAAACGATGGCCGAAAAGCTGGGCAGCTTTGCCAGCCAGGCAGCAGAGGGAGCTTTGCAGGAAGTAACCGTCAGCTTCTCCGGCGAACTGGCCGAGTGGGACACCGCTCCCCTGACCCGTATCATTCTAAAAGGAGTTCTCTCTCATTATCTGTCCGACGTCAACTACGTCAACGCTCCTCACTTGGCCAAAGAACGCGGCGTTAAGGTGACTGAACAGAAGATCTCCAAAAGGCACGGCTTCACCCATCTGATCCGCATTCATATCGCTACGGACACAGGGGAAATCGCCATTACCGGCGCGCTCCTGAACGGATTGGGCCCCCGCATCGTCCGGATTGACGAATACTCCGTCGATGTAGAACCGGCTGGTCATCAGCTCCTGATTCAGCACCACGACCGTCCCGGTGCCATCGGACGGGTGGGCACCATCCTCGGCGACCATGATGTCAACATCGCCGCCATGCAGGTGGGACGGCGTGATATCGGCGGTCGGGCCATCATGATGCTCCACGTGGACAAAGCCGTACCGGAAGCATTGTTGGAAGCTCTGGAACAGTTGGACGAGATTCACCGCGTGACGGCCATTGACCTGTAA
- a CDS encoding SDR family oxidoreductase, whose protein sequence is MADKLTSKTAIVTGASKGLGHTLTQRLAQGGAWVIAAARSENRLKELAATHEKIIPLVTDLTHSNDVKRMVDTAVTETGRLDILINNAGLGHFGRVEELTEQQWDQMMDVNLKGAFLACKFAIPHLIKSKGHIVNISSVAGTVTFPGGGGYCASKFGLQALSDVLTQELKKDEVKVSTLCPGSIQTEFFPDPRDHALTPEQVAETVWMMVTADPGVIFNQVIMRPQVPPELQK, encoded by the coding sequence TTGGCTGACAAACTGACAAGCAAGACAGCCATCGTCACCGGTGCCAGCAAAGGGTTGGGACATACCCTCACCCAGCGCTTGGCCCAAGGAGGAGCCTGGGTGATCGCCGCCGCCCGCAGCGAAAACCGGTTGAAAGAGCTGGCCGCTACACACGAAAAAATCATTCCCCTCGTCACGGACCTTACCCATTCCAACGACGTCAAGAGGATGGTGGATACCGCTGTAACCGAAACAGGGCGGCTGGACATCTTGATCAACAACGCCGGCCTCGGCCACTTCGGCCGGGTGGAAGAACTTACTGAGCAGCAGTGGGACCAGATGATGGACGTTAACTTAAAAGGTGCCTTCCTGGCCTGCAAATTCGCCATCCCCCACCTGATAAAAAGCAAAGGGCACATTGTGAACATCTCCAGCGTAGCCGGCACCGTCACGTTTCCCGGCGGAGGTGGTTATTGCGCCTCCAAGTTCGGGCTGCAAGCCTTATCCGACGTCCTCACCCAAGAGTTGAAGAAAGACGAGGTCAAAGTGAGCACCCTCTGCCCCGGGTCCATCCAGACGGAATTTTTCCCCGATCCCCGTGATCATGCCCTCACCCCAGAACAAGTGGCGGAAACCGTCTGGATGATGGTTACTGCCGATCCCGGTGTCATCTTCAACCAAGTGATCATGCGGCCGCAGGTGCCGCCGGAACTGCAGAAGTAA